In Streptomyces violaceusniger Tu 4113, one DNA window encodes the following:
- a CDS encoding TetR/AcrR family transcriptional regulator yields MGRRPQPQIKERLLDACADHALAHGLPDRLEPLATATGTSARMLIYHFGTRDALLRAVLGRARQRQLDTFGDLLRARPDEPYTATLNRAWISITGPDGQPYLRMFGQLRESAEQQLWPNFRRTATTDWLGPLEDGLRSIGRPDLATLVLAVIRGLLMDLDATGDTTRTDRAFRDFRAFLDFLEAVEHPSSGHRSTAGRSQEHVSGDRTSTDTASGT; encoded by the coding sequence GTGGGTAGACGACCGCAACCGCAGATCAAGGAGAGGCTGCTCGACGCCTGCGCCGATCACGCCCTCGCGCACGGCCTCCCCGACCGGCTCGAGCCGCTGGCCACCGCCACCGGCACCTCAGCCCGCATGCTGATCTATCACTTCGGCACCCGCGACGCCCTGCTGCGGGCCGTTCTCGGGCGTGCGCGGCAACGTCAGCTCGACACATTCGGCGACCTGCTGCGGGCGCGACCCGACGAGCCGTACACGGCCACCCTGAACCGCGCCTGGATCTCCATCACCGGCCCGGACGGGCAGCCCTACCTGCGGATGTTCGGTCAGCTGCGCGAGAGCGCGGAGCAGCAGTTGTGGCCCAACTTCCGGCGCACCGCGACGACCGACTGGCTCGGGCCGCTCGAGGACGGCCTGCGCAGCATCGGCCGGCCGGATCTCGCGACGCTCGTTCTCGCCGTCATCCGTGGTCTCCTCATGGACCTCGACGCCACCGGCGACACCACCCGCACCGATCGGGCCTTCCGCGACTTCCGCGCCTTCCTCGACTTCCTCGAAGCAGTCGAGCACCCGTCCAGCGGCCACCGCTCAACCGCTGGCCGTTCCCAGGAACACGTCAGCGGCGATAGGACCAGCACCGACACGGCGTCGGGCACATAG
- a CDS encoding alpha/beta hydrolase, producing the protein MRVVFVHGACVRDGSWWWHRTAELLQERGVSSVAPALPSCGEAGLPGGVGGPGLPEDVAAVRQVLQAGDEPTVVVGHSYGGIVTAEAAAGVGAVRHLLLVSSYLPEVGQSLSDFGDGGPAPFLDVDPDAGTFGVRPELLVDTFLQDCDPEIRAQAAAHLARQSVRVTGQPVGAAAWQQLPSTYLVCAQDRGTPPRLQREFARRADSVVELEAGHHPFLSQPEAVRDLLLSL; encoded by the coding sequence ATGAGAGTGGTGTTCGTGCATGGGGCGTGCGTGCGGGACGGGTCGTGGTGGTGGCACCGCACCGCCGAGCTGCTGCAGGAGCGGGGGGTGTCGAGCGTGGCACCGGCGCTGCCGAGCTGCGGCGAGGCGGGCCTGCCCGGCGGTGTCGGCGGTCCGGGGCTGCCGGAGGATGTCGCCGCGGTGCGGCAGGTGCTGCAGGCCGGCGACGAGCCGACCGTCGTGGTCGGCCACAGCTACGGGGGCATCGTCACCGCGGAAGCCGCCGCGGGAGTCGGGGCGGTGCGCCACCTGCTGCTGGTCTCCAGCTACCTGCCCGAGGTGGGGCAGAGCCTGTCGGATTTCGGGGACGGCGGCCCCGCCCCGTTCCTCGACGTCGACCCCGACGCCGGCACGTTCGGAGTCCGCCCCGAACTGCTCGTGGACACGTTCCTGCAGGACTGCGACCCGGAGATCCGGGCGCAGGCGGCGGCCCACCTCGCCCGGCAGAGCGTGCGGGTGACCGGGCAGCCGGTCGGGGCGGCCGCATGGCAGCAGTTGCCCTCGACGTACCTCGTCTGCGCCCAGGACCGGGGCACCCCGCCGCGGCTGCAGCGGGAGTTCGCCCGCCGGGCCGACAGCGTCGTCGAACTCGAGGCCGGCCACCACCCGTTCCTGTCCCAGCCTGAAGCGGTCCGGGACCTGCTGCTGAGCCTGTGA
- a CDS encoding VOC family protein: MTLEWRNVIVHSADPMALGQWWAEALDWVVVHSSDVEFAIRPEPDRVPGLEFVLLDEPKKAKSRLHLDFVPDDQDAEVARLEAHGAQRVDIGQGDQSWVVMADPEGNEFCVLGRRRE, translated from the coding sequence ATGACCTTGGAATGGCGAAATGTAATCGTTCACTCCGCAGATCCGATGGCCCTGGGGCAGTGGTGGGCCGAGGCTCTTGATTGGGTTGTGGTCCACTCCTCTGATGTGGAGTTCGCGATCCGCCCGGAGCCGGATCGCGTGCCGGGCTTGGAGTTCGTCCTGCTTGATGAGCCCAAGAAGGCCAAGAGCCGACTGCATCTCGACTTCGTGCCTGATGACCAGGACGCCGAGGTGGCTCGCCTCGAGGCTCATGGCGCACAGCGTGTCGATATTGGTCAGGGTGACCAGTCGTGGGTTGTCATGGCAGACCCCGAAGGCAATGAGTTCTGTGTCCTCGGCCGGCGGCGTGAGTAA
- a CDS encoding dihydrofolate reductase family protein yields the protein MRSVTYSMAVSLDGYIVGPDGGFDWTAPSEDVFRFSIDEIREVGVHLMGRRLYETMLYWETADQDPSLDDDMLEWAALWKPLPKVVFSTTLSAVQGHARLVSGGLAEEIERLRAEPGEGDIAIGGAALAAEAAALGLIDEYRARVCPVLVGGGIPFFPQRERRVDLELVETRTFSSRVVYLRYRVAR from the coding sequence ATGCGCAGCGTGACCTATTCGATGGCCGTCTCACTTGACGGCTACATCGTCGGGCCGGACGGCGGCTTCGACTGGACGGCGCCCAGCGAGGACGTCTTTCGTTTCTCCATCGACGAGATCCGCGAGGTCGGCGTCCACCTGATGGGACGCCGACTGTACGAGACGATGCTGTACTGGGAGACCGCCGACCAGGATCCATCGCTCGACGACGACATGCTCGAGTGGGCCGCGCTCTGGAAGCCGCTCCCCAAGGTGGTGTTCTCCACCACGCTGTCGGCGGTGCAGGGCCATGCCCGCCTGGTCTCCGGCGGCCTGGCGGAGGAGATCGAGCGGTTGCGAGCCGAGCCGGGGGAGGGCGATATCGCGATCGGCGGCGCGGCTCTCGCCGCCGAGGCGGCCGCGTTGGGGCTGATCGACGAGTACCGGGCCAGGGTCTGCCCGGTGCTGGTCGGCGGTGGCATTCCGTTCTTTCCCCAGCGCGAGCGCCGGGTGGATCTCGAACTCGTGGAGACCCGCACCTTCAGCTCGAGAGTCGTCTACCTCCGCTACCGGGTGGCTCGCTAG
- a CDS encoding universal stress protein has product MAHAHGDEPIVVGLDPDPGRRAALGWAADEADRRRLPLLLVLAQNVPTPGYRPTGGRPSWEEWNESLHTSGDRMLKEAVAFVESRHPQVRVSGLLAEGHPAWVLREQARNATVVVVGSWRLSALQEVFTSAAVALPLIAHAPCPVVVVPEPEQVPETEHAPEPEHVPERQRHFVVGVDGSRHSAAAVDFAFDEAALHGSALRALYVWQPPRFGTPDEEAAVQECRRLLSETVAGRTADHPEVELRQEVVPGHPVQVLTEASEHALGLVVGTRGHGGFTGLLLGSVSQGVTQHARCPVITVPSA; this is encoded by the coding sequence ATGGCGCACGCACACGGAGATGAACCGATCGTGGTCGGCCTTGACCCCGATCCGGGCAGACGCGCGGCACTCGGCTGGGCCGCCGACGAGGCGGACCGGCGCCGCCTGCCGCTGCTGCTGGTCCTCGCGCAGAACGTGCCGACCCCCGGGTACCGGCCGACGGGCGGGCGGCCGTCCTGGGAGGAGTGGAACGAGTCGCTGCACACGTCGGGGGATCGCATGCTGAAGGAGGCGGTGGCCTTCGTCGAGTCCCGGCATCCGCAGGTGCGGGTATCCGGGCTGCTGGCCGAGGGGCATCCGGCGTGGGTGCTGCGTGAGCAGGCGCGGAACGCCACGGTGGTGGTGGTCGGGTCCTGGCGTCTGAGCGCTCTTCAGGAGGTCTTCACCTCCGCCGCCGTCGCCCTGCCGCTCATCGCCCACGCGCCCTGCCCCGTGGTGGTCGTGCCGGAACCGGAGCAGGTCCCCGAGACGGAACACGCCCCCGAGCCGGAGCACGTCCCCGAGCGGCAGCGGCATTTCGTGGTCGGGGTCGACGGCAGCCGTCATTCCGCGGCCGCCGTCGACTTCGCCTTCGACGAGGCCGCCTTGCACGGCTCGGCCCTGCGCGCCCTCTACGTGTGGCAACCTCCACGGTTCGGAACCCCGGACGAGGAGGCCGCCGTCCAGGAGTGCCGTCGGCTGCTGTCGGAGACCGTCGCCGGGCGTACCGCCGACCATCCGGAGGTGGAACTGCGCCAGGAGGTCGTGCCGGGCCACCCGGTGCAGGTCCTGACCGAGGCCTCCGAACACGCCCTCGGCCTGGTCGTGGGCACACGCGGACACGGCGGTTTCACCGGCCTGCTGCTGGGCTCCGTCAGCCAGGGCGTGACGCAGCACGCACGCTGTCCGGTCATCACCGTCCCGAGCGCCTGA